A DNA window from Hordeum vulgare subsp. vulgare chromosome 1H, MorexV3_pseudomolecules_assembly, whole genome shotgun sequence contains the following coding sequences:
- the LOC123416248 gene encoding 28 kDa heat- and acid-stable phosphoprotein-like codes for MAKGKFKGKPTGQRTFSSKEELEAGTSADRPKTFSKKKQEVFNRREESIEEESDEEVEKTKHKGTAGLIDIDNPNLVKPKSIKAKDVDVDRTADLSRREREELEKQRARAHYMRLQEEGKTEQARKDLDRLTLIRRQREEAAKKREEEKAAKEERKAEARK; via the exons ATGGCCAAgggcaagttcaagggcaagcccACCGGGCAGCGCACcttctcctccaaggaggagctcG AGGCTGGTACTTCAGCTGATCGTCCAAAGACCTTTTCTAAGAAG aagcaagagGTATTTAACAGAAGGGAAGAGTCAATTGAGGAGGAAAGCGATGAAGAGGTTGAGAAGACC AAACACAAAGGCACTGCAGGTCTCATTGACATTGACAATCCAAACCTGGTGAAACCTAAGAGTATTAAAGCCAAGGATGTTGAT GTTGATAGGACAGCTGATCTCTCCAGGCGTGAAAG GGAGGAGCTTGAGAAGCAGAGAGCTCGAGCCCACTACATGAGACTTCAGGAGGAAGGAAAGACAGAACAGGCTAGGAAAGACTTAG ATCGCCTTACCTTGATCCGGCGGCAGAGGGAGGAAGCTGCAAAGAAGCGCGAAGAGGAAAAGGCTG CGAAAGAGGAGAGGAAGGCTGAAGCACGCAAGTGA